Proteins from a single region of Pseudomonas sp. BSw22131:
- a CDS encoding GlcG/HbpS family heme-binding protein — MISLAAAQQILTAAQTKAQTAGWPCVIAVVDNAGLPILLARMDNAAVPAGVELAPGKARTAALFRRPSGALEDAINGTRPAATTAQGFVLMRGGFPIIVNGHTVGAVGVSADTPQHDEEIAQAGLAAFK; from the coding sequence TTGATTTCGCTTGCCGCCGCTCAACAGATCCTTACAGCAGCCCAAACAAAAGCGCAAACGGCTGGATGGCCGTGCGTGATCGCAGTTGTCGATAACGCCGGCTTGCCTATTCTCCTCGCTCGAATGGACAACGCCGCTGTGCCGGCAGGCGTCGAACTGGCCCCCGGAAAAGCACGCACAGCCGCCCTGTTCCGCCGTCCCAGCGGCGCGCTGGAAGATGCCATCAACGGCACTAGACCTGCCGCCACCACCGCCCAAGGCTTTGTGCTGATGCGTGGTGGTTTTCCGATCATCGTCAACGGACACACCGTTGGGGCTGTCGGGGTATCTGCGGACACACCACAGCACGATGAAGAGATCGCTCAAGCCGGGCTAGCTGCATTTAAATAA
- a CDS encoding LysR family substrate-binding domain-containing protein yields MEIGYVGSAAFFGVLQDQVQRFRNQWPDVMVNTKELPTEQLTALLEDGRIDVAFVRMPVHLPDAISSRILARDRFCIALPANHLLAKTVDDIRPSALAGELFVLPEQGLGLREVAKRGRFDPYIGSVPGSLVAVLTQVALGVGIAVIPSVLIQTVQLPNVVFREIAGPPIFSEVGALFRRHEKLPIVCNLISQILETDEGVWNGDPLRSAKK; encoded by the coding sequence GTGGAAATCGGATACGTGGGTTCTGCTGCCTTTTTCGGGGTACTCCAGGACCAGGTCCAGCGCTTTCGCAATCAGTGGCCAGACGTCATGGTGAACACCAAGGAACTCCCTACCGAGCAGCTCACGGCACTTCTGGAGGACGGTCGGATTGACGTGGCCTTTGTACGGATGCCGGTGCATCTGCCCGACGCAATCTCCAGCCGTATTTTGGCCCGAGATCGATTCTGCATTGCGTTGCCAGCGAACCATCTCCTGGCAAAGACAGTTGATGACATTCGCCCGAGTGCGCTTGCTGGTGAGTTGTTTGTGCTACCTGAACAAGGGTTAGGGTTGCGTGAAGTGGCTAAGCGCGGGCGATTCGATCCATACATTGGTTCGGTTCCCGGAAGTCTGGTCGCAGTGCTGACACAGGTGGCATTGGGTGTGGGTATAGCGGTCATTCCCAGCGTTCTGATTCAAACTGTTCAACTGCCGAACGTGGTCTTTAGGGAGATAGCGGGGCCTCCCATTTTTTCAGAGGTGGGAGCGTTGTTTCGCCGCCATGAGAAATTGCCAATCGTGTGCAACCTGATTAGCCAGATCCTGGAGACCGACGAAGGCGTATGGAACGGCGATCCCTTGCGGAGTGCGAAGAAATGA
- a CDS encoding sensor domain-containing diguanylate cyclase, with amino-acid sequence MMFDRQNALKASDVTLCGLVCLAGVAVTFLVLMLFLGSEQRTVSVAFQLEVDERFSRLQRRVNTQVLKVDVVRRFFINADDVTEKEFLGFVTPLVGEDESYSWVPKILEKDLQAFRAKALLNGTSDFSYHEINPVTGERVPLASRPEHWILLYLLKRDDVKIIPGMDVLARPGREILMSKARETRQIVVSEPLNMTNGQSGIFFVAPVFQQSPDVSLNDDNLQGFVVSTVRLASLMEQGIPSTSLQRLNVTLSLIDTQHHGEKIYQSLAPATPSALYAQRMLKVADQTYLIQFRPSSTFLIANSHALSIGLIIVFGAGLTLLLTLMVYLLITQRARALSLVDERTQDLRVLNITDHLTGVYNRRYFEESMERLLIEANVQYRSLTLIMFDIDHFKHINDRWGHQCGDNVLKSLCARIRSATRTTDLLCRTGGEEFALICPDTELNDTRLLAEKLRALISTLPFDDVGQVTCSFGVAKWNPTESFDAFIRRADTAMYSAK; translated from the coding sequence ATGATGTTTGATCGTCAGAACGCACTCAAAGCATCAGACGTGACTCTTTGCGGTCTGGTATGCCTGGCCGGAGTGGCTGTCACGTTCCTGGTGTTGATGCTGTTCCTAGGGTCAGAGCAGCGTACCGTCAGCGTTGCTTTTCAGCTGGAGGTCGACGAAAGATTCAGTCGCCTGCAACGACGCGTTAATACTCAGGTCTTGAAAGTAGACGTTGTGAGGCGTTTCTTTATCAACGCCGACGATGTCACTGAAAAGGAGTTTTTGGGATTCGTAACGCCTCTGGTTGGAGAGGACGAATCCTATAGCTGGGTACCAAAAATTCTCGAGAAGGATCTACAAGCGTTTCGCGCTAAGGCGCTTCTGAACGGCACCAGTGATTTTTCATATCATGAAATTAATCCCGTCACCGGAGAAAGAGTCCCCCTCGCCAGCCGGCCAGAACACTGGATACTGCTCTACTTATTGAAGCGAGATGACGTAAAGATCATACCCGGCATGGATGTTTTGGCTCGCCCGGGTCGCGAAATCCTGATGAGCAAGGCACGAGAAACACGTCAAATAGTGGTGTCCGAACCGTTGAACATGACCAATGGGCAGTCGGGGATTTTCTTTGTCGCACCGGTATTCCAGCAGTCTCCTGACGTTTCATTGAACGATGATAATTTGCAGGGGTTCGTTGTATCCACCGTACGCTTGGCTTCTTTGATGGAACAAGGGATTCCATCAACGAGTTTGCAACGACTGAACGTGACGCTTTCGTTGATCGACACTCAGCATCATGGGGAAAAAATTTATCAGAGCCTGGCCCCTGCAACCCCTTCAGCGCTGTACGCGCAGCGGATGCTGAAAGTAGCCGACCAAACTTACTTGATCCAGTTTAGACCCAGCTCAACATTTCTGATCGCCAACAGCCACGCACTGTCCATCGGCCTGATTATCGTATTCGGAGCAGGGTTGACGCTGCTGCTGACCTTGATGGTGTACTTGCTGATAACCCAGCGCGCCCGCGCCCTCTCGCTGGTTGATGAACGTACGCAAGACTTGCGTGTGCTGAACATTACCGATCACCTGACCGGAGTTTACAACCGCCGATACTTCGAAGAGTCGATGGAGCGACTGCTCATCGAGGCTAACGTGCAATACCGCTCTCTGACGCTGATTATGTTTGATATCGATCACTTCAAACACATCAACGACCGTTGGGGCCATCAGTGTGGCGATAACGTTCTGAAGTCGTTGTGTGCACGAATACGTTCGGCAACACGCACGACCGATCTGCTGTGCAGGACAGGGGGAGAGGAGTTTGCATTGATTTGTCCGGATACCGAACTGAACGATACAAGGCTGCTGGCAGAAAAGCTTCGAGCGCTAATAAGCACTCTACCGTTTGATGATGTTGGGCAGGTAACTTGCAGCTTCGGCGTTGCAAAGTGGAATCCAACAGAATCGTTTGACGCTTTTATTAGGCGTGCCGATACCGCGATGTACAGTGCTAAATAA
- a CDS encoding GNAT family N-acetyltransferase — MESIDIRTLRSADAKALLDFELENRAWFERSITPRDPAFYSLQGVSEHISDYLTRYTAGTWHSCVIEDARGVIIGRANLKDIGLSGRSAEVGYRIAQDVCGKGLATLAVKHLIEQAQSRWHLNQLSAQVYAYNIGSAKVLERCGFVLEQVTQKNGDDHEYRFVLRV, encoded by the coding sequence ATGGAGTCCATCGACATCCGAACATTGCGCAGCGCCGACGCCAAGGCGCTGCTGGATTTCGAGCTGGAAAATCGCGCGTGGTTCGAGCGCTCCATCACGCCCCGCGATCCTGCGTTTTATTCACTTCAGGGTGTCAGCGAACATATCTCCGATTACCTCACTCGCTACACCGCAGGGACGTGGCATTCGTGTGTGATCGAGGATGCTCGAGGGGTGATCATCGGCAGGGCCAATCTAAAGGACATCGGGTTGTCCGGCCGTTCAGCCGAGGTGGGTTACAGGATTGCTCAAGACGTTTGTGGTAAAGGCCTGGCGACTTTGGCGGTGAAGCATTTGATAGAGCAGGCGCAGTCCCGGTGGCACCTCAACCAGTTGTCTGCTCAGGTATACGCCTACAATATCGGCTCGGCTAAAGTCCTGGAGCGCTGCGGATTCGTGCTTGAGCAGGTTACCCAGAAAAACGGGGACGATCATGAGTATCGGTTTGTTCTCAGGGTTTAG
- a CDS encoding aldehyde dehydrogenase family protein, with amino-acid sequence MPPLSSNSHRVDPETSQRFYIDGRWCSPTTAATLPVINPATEAVVAHVASGSAQDVDRAVAAARAAFPGWSATPAQSRAQILGKIYDLIIERKEQLAQALSLEMGASITSARAMQVPLAAEHVRVARDLLSTYCFQTVEGSTAIAREPIGVCALITPWNWPLYQITAKVAPAIAAGCTVVLKPSELSPLSALLFAQLVHDAGLPSGVFNLVNGNGPEVGGAMAAHPDVDMISITGSNRAGALVAQAAATTVKRVTQELGGKSPNVLLPDADFNTAVAQGVMSAFRNVGQSCSAPTRMIVPRDRLAEVEALAAATANAIIVGDPQSEETVLGPIANEAQFNRVQAMIEAGLSEGARLICGGPGRVQGHDKGFFTRPTVFSEVGTGMRIAQEEIFGPVLCIIPYETVDEAVAIANDTVYGLGAHVQGQDLDLARSVASRIRAGQVHLNYPAWDPMAPFGGYKRSGNGREYGVHGFEEYLETKAIIGFA; translated from the coding sequence ATGCCACCCCTTTCTTCGAATAGCCACCGCGTTGATCCAGAAACCTCCCAGCGCTTTTACATCGATGGTCGCTGGTGCTCGCCGACGACGGCGGCCACGTTGCCGGTGATCAATCCCGCGACCGAAGCCGTGGTTGCACACGTGGCAAGCGGGTCTGCGCAGGACGTTGATCGTGCGGTGGCCGCAGCACGCGCAGCGTTTCCCGGCTGGTCCGCGACGCCAGCGCAATCGCGAGCTCAGATACTGGGCAAAATTTACGACCTGATTATCGAGCGCAAGGAGCAGTTGGCGCAGGCGTTATCACTGGAAATGGGTGCGTCGATCACGTCTGCCCGCGCCATGCAGGTGCCACTGGCGGCCGAGCATGTGCGTGTCGCCCGTGATCTATTGTCAACATACTGCTTTCAAACGGTTGAGGGCAGCACCGCGATTGCACGGGAACCGATCGGCGTTTGCGCGCTGATCACGCCGTGGAACTGGCCGCTTTATCAAATCACTGCAAAGGTAGCCCCTGCCATCGCCGCCGGCTGCACAGTGGTGCTCAAGCCTAGCGAGCTGTCACCGCTCAGTGCCTTGCTGTTCGCGCAGCTGGTGCACGATGCCGGTCTGCCGTCAGGCGTTTTCAACCTGGTCAACGGCAACGGCCCCGAGGTGGGCGGTGCCATGGCGGCGCACCCGGATGTCGACATGATTTCGATCACCGGCTCCAACCGTGCGGGCGCTCTGGTGGCGCAGGCTGCGGCTACCACGGTCAAGCGCGTTACCCAGGAGCTGGGGGGCAAATCGCCGAACGTGCTGTTGCCTGATGCCGATTTCAACACGGCGGTGGCGCAGGGCGTGATGTCAGCGTTCCGTAATGTCGGCCAGTCTTGCAGCGCGCCGACCCGAATGATTGTGCCCAGGGACCGTCTGGCAGAAGTCGAAGCGCTGGCAGCTGCAACGGCCAACGCGATCATCGTCGGTGATCCGCAATCCGAAGAAACAGTGCTCGGTCCGATTGCCAACGAGGCTCAGTTCAATCGTGTTCAGGCCATGATCGAAGCGGGGCTGAGCGAGGGTGCCAGGCTGATCTGCGGCGGACCCGGGCGCGTGCAGGGGCACGACAAAGGCTTTTTTACGCGGCCGACGGTGTTTTCGGAGGTCGGCACCGGGATGCGCATCGCGCAGGAGGAAATCTTCGGCCCGGTGTTGTGCATCATCCCGTACGAGACGGTCGATGAAGCGGTCGCGATAGCCAACGACACGGTGTACGGGCTGGGCGCGCATGTTCAGGGACAAGACCTGGATCTGGCCCGCTCGGTTGCGTCCCGTATCCGCGCCGGTCAGGTGCATCTCAATTACCCGGCCTGGGACCCCATGGCACCGTTTGGGGGTTACAAGCGTTCAGGCAATGGCCGCGAATACGGCGTACATGGCTTTGAGGAATACCTGGAAACCAAGGCGATCATCGGGTTTGCCTGA
- a CDS encoding ABC transporter ATP-binding protein — translation MSFSTANYRVTLGGKQILKGLDITASAGRTLALLGANGAGKSTFMKGLCGLAPAHGSAIINGTELLGASAVKRAQLIGYVAQDLAHLDVRLSTYELLLLAQQGTARGWKTGKDAQRKAAEMLELLGLERFAESQPGQLSGGERQMISLALALVRSPQLLLLDEPTSALDLANQLQILDAVSTYTRAQNIVTLAIFHDMNLASRYADDTLMLHQGHVHCSGSTRSTLTPENLAHVYGVDCRALSVDDGAFTAIYPVSVLEPA, via the coding sequence ATGAGTTTCTCTACTGCCAATTACCGGGTGACCTTGGGCGGCAAGCAGATCCTCAAGGGTCTGGACATCACTGCGTCGGCCGGTCGGACACTGGCGTTGCTTGGCGCCAATGGCGCGGGCAAATCGACGTTCATGAAAGGCTTGTGCGGGCTGGCACCAGCGCACGGTTCGGCCATTATCAACGGCACCGAGTTGCTCGGGGCGTCTGCGGTCAAACGTGCTCAGTTGATCGGTTACGTCGCGCAAGACCTGGCGCACCTCGATGTGCGGCTGTCCACCTACGAATTGCTCCTGCTCGCCCAACAGGGCACTGCAAGGGGCTGGAAAACCGGGAAGGACGCGCAGCGCAAAGCCGCTGAAATGCTCGAGTTGCTGGGCTTGGAGCGGTTCGCCGAGAGCCAGCCCGGACAACTGTCCGGCGGCGAGCGGCAGATGATATCGCTGGCATTGGCCTTGGTGCGAAGCCCGCAACTGTTGCTGCTGGATGAACCGACGTCGGCGCTGGACCTGGCTAATCAGTTACAGATACTGGACGCGGTCAGCACCTACACGCGCGCACAGAACATCGTCACGCTGGCGATTTTCCATGACATGAACCTCGCCAGCCGCTACGCCGACGACACGCTGATGCTGCATCAGGGCCATGTGCATTGCAGCGGCTCGACCCGGTCCACATTGACCCCGGAAAATCTGGCACACGTGTACGGCGTCGATTGCCGCGCTTTGAGCGTCGACGACGGCGCGTTTACCGCGATCTATCCGGTGTCCGTGCTCGAACCAGCCTGA
- a CDS encoding FecCD family ABC transporter permease: MTAHIQPAPLTSQARYSHTVWRRSVLLIALLVLAVAAFVADLIVGSGTLTFGEAIAGLLQPDSVDTSTRVILWELRMPMTLMAVLAGTCLSLAGLMMQTVLDNPLAEPFTLGISSAAGFGASLALAFNVSLGQALPGFGADLIVTANAFLFSLLTVGMILLLTRGHVGLQAITLLGIAVHFVFSSLLGLVQYVASTDQLQSIVFWLMGSLLHATWNKVTLCAVIALVAIPVVLVQAWALTALRSFGEQAVVFGIPVRRLRTVMLVLAALLAGAVTSVVGIIGFVGLVAPHVARLLVGEDQRFTIGVTIACGIIFVTLASLASKLIVPGAVLPIGMVTSLIGLPFFIILILRDRRLTSR, translated from the coding sequence ATGACTGCTCATATCCAGCCTGCCCCCCTCACCTCGCAGGCCCGCTACAGTCACACCGTCTGGCGGCGCAGCGTGCTGCTGATTGCACTGCTGGTGCTGGCGGTCGCAGCGTTCGTCGCTGATTTGATCGTGGGTTCCGGCACGCTGACGTTCGGCGAGGCCATCGCGGGGTTGCTGCAACCGGACAGCGTTGACACCAGCACCCGGGTCATCCTCTGGGAACTGCGTATGCCCATGACGCTGATGGCGGTGCTCGCCGGCACCTGCCTGTCGCTGGCGGGACTGATGATGCAGACCGTCCTCGACAATCCGCTGGCTGAACCTTTCACCTTGGGCATCTCGTCGGCCGCAGGCTTTGGCGCATCGTTGGCGCTGGCTTTCAATGTGTCGCTCGGCCAGGCGTTACCCGGCTTTGGTGCCGACCTGATCGTGACCGCCAATGCGTTTCTGTTCTCGCTGCTGACCGTGGGCATGATCTTGCTGCTGACACGGGGCCACGTCGGCCTGCAGGCCATCACCCTGCTGGGGATTGCCGTGCATTTCGTGTTCAGCTCGCTGCTCGGGCTGGTCCAGTACGTGGCCAGTACCGACCAATTGCAAAGCATTGTGTTCTGGCTGATGGGCTCGTTGCTGCACGCGACCTGGAACAAAGTCACGCTGTGTGCGGTGATCGCGCTGGTGGCGATCCCGGTGGTGCTGGTCCAGGCTTGGGCCTTGACGGCTCTGCGCAGTTTCGGCGAGCAGGCGGTGGTGTTCGGTATTCCGGTACGCCGATTGCGCACCGTGATGCTGGTGCTGGCTGCCTTGCTGGCGGGCGCAGTTACGTCGGTGGTGGGGATCATCGGCTTTGTCGGTCTGGTGGCGCCACACGTGGCACGGTTGCTGGTGGGTGAAGATCAGCGTTTCACCATCGGCGTGACCATCGCCTGCGGGATCATCTTCGTCACCCTCGCCTCGCTCGCCAGCAAGCTCATCGTGCCCGGCGCGGTATTGCCCATCGGCATGGTCACGTCGCTGATCGGCCTGCCGTTTTTCATCATTCTTATCTTGCGCGACCGAAGGCTGACTTCCCGATGA
- a CDS encoding ABC transporter substrate-binding protein, with the protein MHVFKHLIAGLGLLLTGQTLAHATTYPVTVTDVANRQVEIAHEPKRIVLQDGRDLFTLALLDRNDPFQRIVAWNNIVKRSDANTWKVFENQWPKTANQAIDMQFGDDGDLNLEAIVASRPDLLVFQTRARASLDNAGVAQKLAALKIPVVFVDSDLDPVTNSQKTVALLGKVLNREAEAKAYLDFYSERLAKIDGIIKQHTQKPLVFVEAKAGQGGVSACCFTHGDVYWGKLVQAAGGQNLGSSLLPGATGDVTLETVLGKKPDVYVMTGSQFPGNASVAPPYGFGDSVRQPLIDHALSVLQKRPGFAQLKASQNGRVYGIYHQFYASSWNILALEYLNQAFYPDSAQQLDTANSLTTLFGLTGLKAVPAILYSPAPVN; encoded by the coding sequence ATGCACGTCTTCAAGCACCTCATCGCCGGTCTCGGTCTGTTGCTGACCGGTCAGACACTGGCCCACGCCACGACCTATCCCGTGACCGTCACCGACGTTGCCAATCGCCAGGTGGAAATCGCTCACGAACCCAAACGCATTGTTCTTCAGGACGGGCGCGACCTTTTTACCCTGGCCTTGCTGGACCGCAACGATCCCTTCCAGCGCATCGTTGCCTGGAACAACATCGTCAAGCGCTCGGACGCCAACACCTGGAAAGTCTTCGAAAACCAGTGGCCGAAAACTGCGAATCAGGCCATCGACATGCAGTTTGGGGATGATGGCGATCTGAACCTAGAGGCCATCGTCGCCTCACGCCCGGACCTGCTGGTATTCCAGACACGCGCCCGTGCATCGCTGGACAACGCAGGCGTTGCGCAAAAACTGGCGGCACTGAAGATTCCGGTGGTCTTCGTCGACAGCGACCTTGATCCGGTCACTAATAGCCAGAAGACCGTCGCGCTGCTCGGCAAGGTGCTCAACCGCGAAGCAGAAGCCAAGGCCTACCTTGATTTCTACAGCGAGCGTCTGGCAAAGATCGACGGCATCATCAAACAGCACACGCAAAAACCACTGGTGTTCGTGGAAGCGAAGGCCGGACAGGGCGGCGTATCGGCGTGCTGCTTCACGCACGGCGACGTTTACTGGGGCAAGCTGGTGCAAGCTGCTGGCGGCCAAAACCTGGGCTCAAGCCTGCTGCCCGGCGCAACCGGCGATGTCACCCTTGAAACGGTGCTCGGCAAGAAGCCCGATGTCTACGTGATGACCGGCTCGCAATTCCCCGGCAACGCCTCGGTTGCACCGCCTTACGGCTTTGGTGACAGCGTTCGCCAGCCTCTGATCGATCACGCGCTGAGCGTGTTGCAGAAACGTCCCGGCTTCGCGCAACTGAAAGCCAGCCAGAACGGCCGGGTCTATGGTATCTACCACCAGTTTTACGCCAGCTCCTGGAATATCCTGGCCCTTGAATACCTCAATCAGGCGTTCTACCCCGACAGCGCTCAGCAACTGGACACGGCAAACAGCCTGACCACACTGTTCGGCCTCACGGGCTTGAAAGCGGTGCCGGCGATCCTCTATTCGCCAGCGCCTGTCAATTGA
- the yghU gene encoding glutathione-dependent disulfide-bond oxidoreductase, with product MSNAPYVPPKVWHDAPSGGQFASINRPIAGPTHDKTLEVGKNPLQLYSLATPNGIKVTIMLEELLALGHTGAEYDAWLIRIGEGDQFSSGFVDINPNSKIPALLDCSVEPAIRLFESGSILLYLAEKFGCLLPTDPAGRAETLNWLFWQMGAAPYLGGGFGHFYAYAPEKLEYPINRFTMEAKRQLDVLDRRLSENRYLAGDTYTIADIAVWSWYGQLALGDLYSAAEFLAVHEYTHVQRWTQEIASRPAVIRGRRVNPTWGDEATQVAERHSAADLD from the coding sequence ATGAGCAACGCACCTTACGTTCCTCCCAAGGTCTGGCATGACGCGCCGTCCGGTGGCCAGTTTGCCAGCATCAACCGGCCGATCGCCGGACCCACGCATGACAAGACCCTCGAAGTGGGCAAAAACCCGCTGCAGCTTTACTCGCTCGCCACGCCGAACGGCATCAAGGTGACGATCATGCTGGAGGAGTTGTTGGCACTCGGTCACACCGGAGCCGAATACGACGCCTGGCTGATTCGTATCGGCGAGGGCGACCAGTTCTCCAGCGGTTTTGTGGATATCAACCCCAATTCCAAAATACCCGCACTGCTTGATTGCAGCGTCGAACCGGCCATTCGGCTGTTCGAGTCTGGCTCGATCTTGTTGTACCTGGCCGAGAAGTTTGGCTGCTTGCTGCCTACCGATCCGGCAGGTCGCGCTGAAACGCTCAACTGGCTGTTCTGGCAGATGGGCGCGGCGCCTTATCTGGGCGGCGGTTTTGGGCACTTCTATGCGTACGCGCCCGAGAAGCTCGAGTACCCGATCAACCGGTTCACCATGGAGGCCAAGCGTCAGTTGGACGTCCTCGACCGGCGCCTGAGCGAGAACCGTTATCTGGCGGGCGATACGTACACTATCGCCGACATCGCGGTGTGGTCCTGGTATGGCCAGTTGGCGTTGGGCGATCTGTATTCAGCGGCGGAATTTCTAGCGGTCCATGAATACACCCACGTGCAACGCTGGACGCAGGAAATCGCCAGCCGGCCCGCAGTGATTCGCGGTCGGCGGGTCAATCCGACGTGGGGCGACGAAGCCACACAGGTGGCGGAGCGGCATTCGGCGGCGGATCTGGATTAA
- a CDS encoding RidA family protein: MANHDLTFIPDPDAESISSDVAGFGGLLVSTQIPTHADGTLELGGITEQSECTLQALKVALERAGSSMDRVLHLTIYLTDMADRAAFNEVYQRFFARPWPVRAAVGVAALAVEGMRVEVTAMAAKA; this comes from the coding sequence ATGGCCAATCACGACCTCACATTTATCCCCGATCCCGATGCGGAATCGATCTCTTCGGATGTCGCCGGATTTGGTGGGCTTTTGGTGTCCACTCAAATTCCTACTCACGCAGATGGCACTCTTGAGTTGGGGGGGATTACCGAACAAAGCGAGTGCACGCTGCAAGCCCTAAAAGTTGCACTGGAGCGCGCTGGCAGCTCAATGGACCGGGTCCTGCATTTGACGATTTATCTTACCGATATGGCTGATCGCGCCGCGTTCAATGAGGTTTACCAGCGATTTTTTGCCAGGCCCTGGCCGGTCCGGGCGGCGGTAGGCGTCGCTGCGCTGGCAGTTGAGGGTATGCGTGTCGAGGTGACGGCGATGGCGGCCAAAGCTTGA
- a CDS encoding helix-turn-helix domain-containing protein codes for MDTFGSRLREERIRSKLTQTALAEIGGVQPNARGHYENGQRMPRVDYLLATASVIDVSYLVTGRRMLDTFAEMSQDEHDILVALRKMPQDDKEAVNHLFKTWLRHCYASQN; via the coding sequence ATGGACACGTTTGGGAGCCGCTTAAGGGAGGAGCGTATTCGTAGCAAGCTGACTCAAACCGCCCTCGCCGAGATTGGTGGCGTGCAGCCAAATGCCCGAGGGCACTACGAAAACGGTCAGCGCATGCCGCGTGTTGACTACCTCTTGGCAACGGCAAGCGTTATCGATGTTAGCTACTTAGTTACCGGACGACGTATGTTAGATACATTCGCAGAGATGTCTCAGGATGAACACGACATACTTGTTGCGCTAAGGAAAATGCCGCAGGACGATAAGGAAGCTGTGAATCATTTATTCAAAACCTGGCTCAGGCATTGTTATGCAAGTCAGAACTAG